In one Anaerohalosphaeraceae bacterium genomic region, the following are encoded:
- a CDS encoding glycosyltransferase family 4 protein → MPRLKILTLNYEFPPIGGGAAPVTLELCRQFVRLGHRTDVVTMRFRGLPAYEEIEGVRVFRTPCIRRRADLCRIHEMASYLIGAYPAVDRLLRETRYDIVHTHFIIPTGPLGLRVRRKAGCPWVITVHGSDVPGYNPDRFRVAHRLLFPYWRRLVQQADGVVSPSGSLRALLKRSCPMLDVRVIPNGIESGFFAPDAPKRPQILACSRLLPRKGIQYLIEAVRDVPLGWPVHIVGDGPYLPTLRALAEGSKTPIHFHGWLERGDSRFKELYESSAVFVFPSEAENFPTVLLEAMAAGCAVITTDAGGCSEAAGEAALYVRPRDVEGLRTQLLELIANPHLREQWSQKARARAADFSWPGIARMYLELFEGLLRKDSAGGSRQERR, encoded by the coding sequence ATGCCCAGACTGAAGATTCTGACGCTGAATTATGAATTTCCACCCATCGGCGGGGGGGCGGCGCCGGTGACGCTGGAGCTGTGCCGCCAGTTTGTCCGGCTGGGGCACCGCACGGATGTGGTAACGATGCGGTTTCGCGGTTTGCCCGCTTATGAAGAGATAGAGGGGGTTCGCGTGTTTCGAACGCCGTGTATCCGGCGGCGGGCGGATTTGTGCCGCATCCACGAGATGGCCTCTTATCTTATTGGGGCATATCCCGCCGTTGATCGGCTTCTTCGGGAAACTCGATATGATATTGTCCATACGCATTTTATCATTCCAACCGGTCCGCTGGGTTTGCGGGTTCGTCGAAAGGCGGGCTGTCCGTGGGTGATTACCGTCCACGGCAGCGATGTGCCCGGGTACAATCCGGACCGGTTTCGTGTAGCGCATCGGCTTTTGTTTCCCTACTGGCGGCGTCTGGTGCAGCAGGCCGATGGGGTGGTCAGTCCCAGCGGGTCTCTTCGCGCTCTTTTGAAGCGTTCCTGTCCGATGCTGGATGTACGGGTGATTCCCAATGGAATTGAAAGCGGTTTTTTTGCTCCGGATGCTCCGAAAAGGCCGCAGATTTTGGCATGCAGCCGGCTGCTGCCTCGCAAAGGGATTCAGTATCTGATTGAGGCCGTTCGGGATGTGCCGCTCGGCTGGCCGGTGCATATTGTCGGAGACGGCCCGTATCTGCCGACCCTGCGGGCGCTGGCGGAGGGGTCGAAGACCCCGATTCATTTTCACGGCTGGCTGGAACGCGGCGATTCGCGTTTTAAGGAGCTCTATGAGTCCAGCGCCGTCTTTGTTTTTCCCTCGGAGGCGGAGAACTTTCCGACGGTGCTGCTGGAGGCAATGGCGGCCGGCTGCGCCGTGATTACGACGGATGCAGGGGGGTGCTCGGAAGCAGCCGGAGAGGCCGCCCTCTATGTCAGGCCGCGGGATGTCGAGGGGCTGCGGACGCAATTGCTGGAATTGATTGCGAATCCGCATCTTCGGGAGCAGTGGTCTCAAAAGGCCCGAGCAAGAGCGGCGGATTTTTCCTGGCCGGGCATTGCCCGAATGTATCTGGAACTTTTTGAAGGCCTTCTGCGGAAGGATTCAGCCGGCGGTTCAAGACAGGAACGACGATGA
- a CDS encoding glycosyltransferase family 4 protein: protein MNTDEKKVISVCFVCPKAYGLFDPSVKTYYGGAEVDLYMLATELAKDPAFSVSFICADYGQPDEQVRENVRLLTGMDFRRNPVCSAWRLWRTLMKADAQFYMLETASPGVPLVYAFCRLHGRRFLYRTASQMEFDGTYRAQHPVLGRLFYRVLCKADCVFIQNHQDQEQLRRAAGAESIVMPNGQRLTEPAGQEKTFILWVGRSAKVKHPERFVELARRFPQESFVMVCRPATGDMEYEALRRQAESTPNLRFYPDVDFFELGRFFAAAKVFVNTSDAEGFPNTFIQAAAGGTAILSWRVNPDDFLTKYQCGLACGGAMERLVKGLEFLLERQRYSEIGQNGLRYVREHHDISVLAERYKEILRGLAAGKNGRDSARRGG from the coding sequence ATGAATACAGATGAAAAAAAGGTCATTTCCGTTTGTTTTGTTTGTCCGAAGGCCTATGGTCTGTTTGACCCGTCGGTCAAGACCTATTACGGCGGGGCGGAGGTGGATTTGTATATGCTGGCAACGGAGCTGGCCAAAGACCCCGCCTTTTCGGTTTCGTTTATTTGTGCGGATTACGGGCAGCCTGACGAGCAGGTGCGGGAGAATGTGCGGCTTTTGACCGGGATGGATTTTCGCCGCAATCCGGTCTGTTCGGCCTGGCGGCTGTGGCGGACTCTGATGAAAGCCGATGCGCAGTTTTATATGCTCGAAACGGCCTCACCGGGGGTGCCGCTGGTCTATGCCTTCTGTCGGCTGCACGGGCGGCGTTTCCTGTACCGGACGGCCAGTCAGATGGAATTTGACGGAACATATCGGGCCCAGCATCCGGTGTTGGGGCGTTTGTTTTACCGGGTGCTGTGCAAGGCCGACTGTGTGTTTATCCAGAATCACCAGGATCAGGAACAGCTCCGAAGGGCGGCAGGCGCCGAGTCCATCGTGATGCCGAACGGACAGCGTCTGACGGAGCCGGCCGGACAGGAGAAGACCTTTATCCTTTGGGTGGGCCGCTCGGCAAAGGTCAAACACCCGGAGCGGTTTGTGGAGCTGGCTCGGCGTTTTCCGCAGGAATCCTTTGTGATGGTGTGCCGTCCGGCCACCGGAGATATGGAGTATGAAGCCCTGCGCAGGCAGGCCGAATCGACGCCCAACCTGCGGTTTTATCCGGATGTGGATTTTTTTGAATTGGGACGTTTCTTTGCCGCCGCCAAGGTGTTCGTGAATACATCAGATGCGGAGGGGTTTCCCAATACGTTCATTCAGGCGGCAGCGGGCGGGACGGCGATTTTGTCCTGGCGGGTCAATCCGGATGACTTTCTGACCAAGTACCAGTGCGGTCTGGCCTGCGGCGGGGCGATGGAGCGTCTGGTCAAGGGGCTCGAGTTTCTGCTGGAGCGGCAGCGGTATTCAGAAATCGGTCAAAACGGCTTGCGGTATGTGCGCGAGCACCATGATATTTCTGTGCTGGCCGAGCGGTACAAGGAGATTTTGAGGGGTCTTGCGGCGGGGAAGAACGGCAGGGACTCCGCTCGAAGGGGCGGCTAA